The sequence below is a genomic window from Acidobacteriota bacterium.
AGCGTCGGCTATCCGAAGGTTCCGATCAGCGAGGAGAACCGCCCGCAGGGCGCGTCGAAAGAGATCGACGCGCACGGGATGTATGTCCTTCCGGGCTTCGTCGATCTTCACGCGCACATCGGAGGAGCACAGGCGCCGTACGCCGAGTACGTATACAAGCTCTGGGTGGCACACGGGGTCACGACGATTCGCGAGCCGGGATCGTCGAACGGTATCGACTGGACGGTCAACGAGATGAAGAGGAGCGACCGGAACGAGATCGTGGCTCCGCGAATCGTTCCGTACGCGTTCGTGCAGATGTCGCCGACGCCGGTCGAGACTGCCGAAGATGCGCGGGCGTTCGTCCGGTGGGCGAAGGGGAAAGGAATCAGGGGGCTGAAGCTCTGGTCCTCGGGAGCGGGTGACCGGATTCTCGATCCGGAGGTGATGGGAGCGCTGCTCGACGAAGCGAGGAAGCAGGGGATGGGATCCCAGGCGCATCTCGCGCAGATGGGGGTTGCGCGAATGAACGTGGTCGATGCTGCGAGGCTCGGTCTGCGCGGAATGGAGCACTGGTACGGTTTGCCCGAGGCGCTGTTCGAGGACCGGTCGATTCAGGATTTTACGCTCGACTACAACTACAACGACGAACAGCATCGGTTCGGAGAGGCGGGGAGATTGTGGCAGCAGGCAGCGAAGCCTGGCTCCGAGAAGTGGGAGGCGGTGATGGACGAGCTGCTCGAGCTCGGCTTCGTCATCGATCCGACGCTGACGATCTACGAGGCGTCCCGCGATCAGATGCGCGCGCGGCGAGCCGAATGGCACGATACGTATACGCTTCCATCGCTCTGGGCGTTCTATCAGCCGAGCCGGAAGGCGCACGGTTCGTACTGGTTCGACTGGACCACGGCGGACGAGATCGCGTGGAAAGAGAACTATCGGATCTGGATGCGGTTTCTGAACGAGTACAAGAACCGGGGAGGGAGCGTCTGCACGGGATCCGATTCGGGCTTCATCTACAAGCTCTACGGCTTCGACTACATCCGTGAGCTCGAGCTGCTTCAGGAGGCTGGCTTTCATCCGCTGGAAGTCATTAGGGCAGCGACGCTCTGCGGCGCGGAGACGCTGGCCGCACCCGGGGGCGAGACGCCCGAGGTCGGCATCATCCGGAAGGGGATGCTGGCGGATCTGGTGATCGTGCCGGAAAACCCGGTGGCGAATCTGAAGGTGCTCTATGGAACCGGCGCCATCAGGGTCAATGACGAGACAGGGCTGCCGGAACGTGTCGGCGGGGTTCGCTGGGTCATCAAGGACGGGATCATCTACGATGCGCCGAAGCTTCTCGAGGACGTCGCGCGCATCGTCAGCGAGGCGAAGACGACCCGCACGACCGAATGATCCGTAGGATGGCGAGCCGTGGCGCGGCTATTCGTCCGCCGTACGCGGAGGCTGCTGATCGAACGCTTCGAAGGCCCCCGGTTCCTCGGAAGAGGGGACGAGCGTGAGATCCGCGGAGACGATTCGCCATTCGTTCGTCCGATCAGTCTCGAATCGCCGTAGGGTGTAGGTGCCGGCGAAAACGCGTGTCTCCTCCGCCTTCATCTCCGCGGTGACCACGACCGGGACGTCCACGGAGCTCAGGTCGTCGGTGACGACTTCACCGAGCTCCAGCTTGATGTTGCGCGTTCCCTGGAATCCGGTCGAAAAGTCGACCAGAGACTTTCCGCTCGCCTCTCCTTCGTTGTCCCACATTCTCCATGCGGTCGCGAAATCCCGCCGGTTGATCGCGTCGTAGTAGGACCGCACGGCGGCCTGAGGCGTGATCTGCAGATTCGTCGTGTCCGGGCTGGCGGTCACGGTACCCGCATCGACCGCAAATTCGGTCGACGTTTCGGGTGGAATATCCGCATCCCGGGCGTCTGGACAGGCCACCAGGAGGGGCATCGAGAGGATGATCGCGAGCCAACGCATCCCCCTGTGCTGATTCGAGAACGACGCCAGCTCCCGGCGTTTCCGTTTTCAGAGTGTTGCAAGACTGTAAGGAAATGACCTGAAAGCAGGGATCAGGGATCAGGGGTCAGGAATCAGGGATCAGGGTAAGGCACTCGTCATCCTGAGCAACTGACCGGGGCGTTTGCGACGGTGAAGCGGAAATGACACCGGTGAGTGCAGAAACAACCGCACTCGCGTACTCAAACCGACGTCATCCTGAGCGGGCGGTCGGGCGGGCAGGCGAAGACATCGCAGGTTGGGACATCAGACCAAGCGAAGCGCTGCAAGAGGGTCGCCGTCCTTCGGCGACTCCTAATGAAACATCCGTTCGCGAGGCCTGCCCCTGCCCGTGCCCCTGCCCGCGCCCGTGCCCGGCCTCTTCATCGGAACCAGCGCTCCGCGCCATGGTCACTTTTCCGGCTTCATTCCCGATCCCACGGGGCCTTCTCGCCTCGGTCTACTTGCTCAGGACGACGAGTGCCTTACTCTTCACCCTGTTTCCTGCCCCTGATCCCTGACCCCTGATCCCTGATCCCTGATCCCTGATCCCTGATTTGTCCGTTCGACCTTCGGTCCTGTAACGTATCGCCATAATCCGGTCGAGTCGGCGCAGGAGGAACCCAGATTTCGGTGTACTGCCCAGCTTGTGGAGTGAAGAACGGCGGGGTCGGAGTCTCGTGCTTCGTCTGCGGAAAGGTTCTGCCGAGTGGCGGCGGTGCGGCCGCGGAGAGACCGGCGGCGAGAAGCTCACCTTCGGGAAAGAAAGCGGAGACGACGGTCGTACCCGGACCTGTCGGCGATCGGGCGCTGGCGCTTCTGTTCGACCGGGTCCTTCTGTTCGCCGTCATCGCCTTTACGTTCGGTCTTTACGTCCGGGAGGCCGCGCTGACCTTTTACCAGCCGGGTACTGGGGCGACGATCGGGCTGTTCTTCGGCTGGTTTCTCCTGATTTTCGCGTATCACACGCTGCTCGAAGGGCTGGCCGGAACGACGCCCGGAAAACTGGTGATGGGACTTCGGGTGGTCAGCACCGGTGAGCGGCGGATGATCGGGGCGGTAGCGCTGAGAAATCTGCTCCGGCTCGTCGACGGAATCGCTCTCTACTTCGTCGGATTCGTGGTTGCCGCCCACAACCGGTCACAGAAACGAGTCGGCGATTTCGTCGGTGGCACCATGGTGATCCAGGTTCCAATGCAGCCGATGGAGAGAGGCGCGGCTCTGATTACGCTGATCGTCATCATCGCCGCCGCCATCTGGGGTGGCGGTGTCTTCTGTCCGGGTTGCTCTGAAGCGGTGGGACGGGAGATCGCAAGCACGCTGAATGCGCTCACGACGGTCCCCTGACGAGGCTGGAAACGATCGATTTCCTTCGTTGATTTAGCAAGTCCCTCCGACTACCCTTAGCTGCTCAAATGGCCTGGTGGATCTGGATTCTCATCGCTTTGGTCCTTCTCGCAATCGAATGGCTGACGACGACCTTTCATCCCGGTTTTTTCGCTTTCGGGGCGATCGCGGTCGGAATTCTCGTGGCGGCTGGCTTTGGCGGGCCGCTCTGGATGCAATTGATCGTCTTCGCGCTCGTTTCGATGATATTTATGCTCATCTTCCGCCAGCCATTGCGGGAGAAGCTGGGACTCGAAGGGATGTCGAAGGAGATCGAGTCGATTGCGAGCGAAAAGGGAATCGCGCTCGAGACGATTGCGCCCGGAGCCACGGGAAAGATCGAAATCCGCGGAACTTCCTGGAACGGACGGAACGAAGGGGATCTCGAGATCGGCGCTGGGGACCGATGCTCGATCGATCGGATCGAAGGTTTGACCCTGGTTATCTTTCCGTCGATCGATAAGCAATGATTCCGCTCAGCGTGCGACGAGGCTGAGAACCGCAAACGACAGAGGAATGCGGAGATCGTCCTCGGGCCCTTCGCTTGCGGAAATCGAGAGGGTGGCCACCGAGTGCCGGGTCTCCAGCCGGCCCCGCGACGTCGTCTGATCGATCAGAGTCCACAGCCGGGCCACGGGAAGGCCGAGGAGGTCGGCGACGGCCTGAAACACCGACGAGTACTCGCGGCGGAGCTCCGCGAAGGCGGGCCCGGCGATGCTCGAGCGTGCCTCCCAGCTTCGGGACAGCGCCGAGGAGACGAACCAGGCGATCACGTTACCCGATGCGTCCTGCGCGCGATACACCAGGCGCGGGAAGGCCGGACTCTCCTGACTCAGCCGGAACCAGGTCTCGTCGAGCAGCTCGTCGTGGAAAAATTCGACGAGCTTGCGCGGCGCAAGCGTCAGAACGGCCCAGGAGAAGGCGGCCGTGAGTCCCGCAGCGCAGACGGCGGGGACGAACATCCCCTGGAGAAGGAGCGAGACAACGGCGAAGAATCCACAGACGACCATCACCGACGCGACAATCGGAGCAACCAGGGCGGCGAGATTCCACGCGGATCGGAAGTAGGAAACCGCCCGGCCGGCCTCGTCGTTGATGCGCCCACTCTCGTGAGGCTCGGGAGCTCTGATCTCATACTTCGAGGTCGAGCTCGGAATGATTGAGGTATCCCGAACTTTCCGATTTCGTTCGTCCGGGATCTCCGCGGTGGGTACCTGATCGTAGTACTCGGGGTCGAGGTCATCGGGATTGCCCTTCGGATTCGGCTTTGTGATGCCGGACTCGCCGCTCACCGGTTCGGGCACCTTGCCGGGTGGCCAGGGGGTCTCGCGAGTCGCGGGCTGATCCGCGATGCCGGACTCCGAAAAGCGAGGGGGAGTGTCCTGGTCGAGCTCCTCCGAGAACGTGCCGGTCGTGGCGCCCATTTTCACAACCGCGCCGTCGGTCAGGGGAGCGACCTTGATCTGCTTCCCGTTCACCCAGGTTCCGTTGGCGCTGCCGAGGTCGCGGATCACGTAGAATCCACGCTCGAAGGTCAGCTCCGCATGGGTTCGTGAAATTCTGGCGTCCCTTAGGGAAATCTCGTTGTTCCTCTCCCGTCCGATCCGGATTCTCCGGTCGCTGTAGAGGGTGAATGACTGCTGCTCACCCGTCGGGAGAGTGAACGTAAGTCTCGCCATGACAGACTATTGTACACGTGAACCGCTCGATCGCGGCATGGCGGGGAGCACTGGCCTCGTGAGTGAGCACTGCAGGCGCTGGTCAGGTTGCTCACGACCGACCCCCCGGATCCGTCCACTGTCCTTTGGTGGCTGGATGACGAGTGCCTGGACGTGGCGAACGTCAGCGATGGAACCGACGTCATTCTGAGCCCGGCGGAGCGCGGGCGAAGAATCTGGGCGGGGGATCGCGAGTGAGCGCTTCGGGTTCTGGTCACGTCCACTGACGACCGTCCCCCAGAT
It includes:
- a CDS encoding amidohydrolase family protein: MIDGTGAPPQGPVDIVIEGDRIARVASVGYPKVPISEENRPQGASKEIDAHGMYVLPGFVDLHAHIGGAQAPYAEYVYKLWVAHGVTTIREPGSSNGIDWTVNEMKRSDRNEIVAPRIVPYAFVQMSPTPVETAEDARAFVRWAKGKGIRGLKLWSSGAGDRILDPEVMGALLDEARKQGMGSQAHLAQMGVARMNVVDAARLGLRGMEHWYGLPEALFEDRSIQDFTLDYNYNDEQHRFGEAGRLWQQAAKPGSEKWEAVMDELLELGFVIDPTLTIYEASRDQMRARRAEWHDTYTLPSLWAFYQPSRKAHGSYWFDWTTADEIAWKENYRIWMRFLNEYKNRGGSVCTGSDSGFIYKLYGFDYIRELELLQEAGFHPLEVIRAATLCGAETLAAPGGETPEVGIIRKGMLADLVIVPENPVANLKVLYGTGAIRVNDETGLPERVGGVRWVIKDGIIYDAPKLLEDVARIVSEAKTTRTTE
- a CDS encoding RDD family protein; its protein translation is MKNGGVGVSCFVCGKVLPSGGGAAAERPAARSSPSGKKAETTVVPGPVGDRALALLFDRVLLFAVIAFTFGLYVREAALTFYQPGTGATIGLFFGWFLLIFAYHTLLEGLAGTTPGKLVMGLRVVSTGERRMIGAVALRNLLRLVDGIALYFVGFVVAAHNRSQKRVGDFVGGTMVIQVPMQPMERGAALITLIVIIAAAIWGGGVFCPGCSEAVGREIASTLNALTTVP
- a CDS encoding NfeD family protein is translated as MAWWIWILIALVLLAIEWLTTTFHPGFFAFGAIAVGILVAAGFGGPLWMQLIVFALVSMIFMLIFRQPLREKLGLEGMSKEIESIASEKGIALETIAPGATGKIEIRGTSWNGRNEGDLEIGAGDRCSIDRIEGLTLVIFPSIDKQ
- a CDS encoding FHA domain-containing protein — encoded protein: MARLTFTLPTGEQQSFTLYSDRRIRIGRERNNEISLRDARISRTHAELTFERGFYVIRDLGSANGTWVNGKQIKVAPLTDGAVVKMGATTGTFSEELDQDTPPRFSESGIADQPATRETPWPPGKVPEPVSGESGITKPNPKGNPDDLDPEYYDQVPTAEIPDERNRKVRDTSIIPSSTSKYEIRAPEPHESGRINDEAGRAVSYFRSAWNLAALVAPIVASVMVVCGFFAVVSLLLQGMFVPAVCAAGLTAAFSWAVLTLAPRKLVEFFHDELLDETWFRLSQESPAFPRLVYRAQDASGNVIAWFVSSALSRSWEARSSIAGPAFAELRREYSSVFQAVADLLGLPVARLWTLIDQTTSRGRLETRHSVATLSISASEGPEDDLRIPLSFAVLSLVAR